The proteins below come from a single Deinococcus aestuarii genomic window:
- a CDS encoding PIG-L deacetylase family protein → MRRRHVLITTAVLGAAGLAAWINLPAVGRVFDAGADRVAALPPTAPFRPGQRVLVLSPHPDDETLCCAGLIQQAQAAGAQVFVAWATAGDGFELDAALTRRVADPSGQDMRALGNTRAAEARRAVALLGVPPGRTFMLGYPDGGLFRLFTTHYAEPYTAPRTGSGAVYVQGALTPGAPYTGRALEADLTRVLGRVQPDLVLAPAPQDFHADHRTLSYLAMRLLSARGQEARVRYWVVHGGLEWPLPKGLHPELALTLPPLAKGLPWTRADLTPAQVARKRAAVDAYGTQTRVTGRFMRAFVRQNELLSTEPLPEERGLIGGF, encoded by the coding sequence ATGCGAAGACGGCACGTCCTGATCACCACGGCGGTTCTCGGCGCGGCTGGCCTGGCGGCCTGGATCAACCTGCCCGCGGTGGGGCGGGTGTTCGACGCGGGGGCCGACCGCGTCGCGGCCCTGCCGCCCACGGCCCCCTTCCGCCCCGGTCAGCGGGTGCTGGTCCTCTCGCCGCATCCGGACGACGAGACGCTGTGCTGCGCGGGGCTGATTCAGCAGGCCCAGGCGGCCGGGGCGCAGGTGTTCGTCGCCTGGGCCACCGCCGGGGACGGGTTCGAGCTGGACGCAGCGCTGACCCGGCGCGTGGCTGACCCCAGCGGCCAGGACATGCGCGCCCTGGGCAACACCCGGGCGGCCGAGGCCCGGCGGGCCGTGGCCTTGCTGGGCGTGCCCCCGGGGCGGACCTTCATGCTCGGGTATCCCGACGGCGGGCTCTTCCGGCTTTTCACCACCCATTACGCGGAACCCTACACCGCGCCGCGCACCGGGTCGGGGGCCGTGTACGTGCAGGGGGCCCTGACGCCCGGCGCGCCGTACACCGGACGGGCGCTGGAGGCCGACCTGACGCGGGTGCTGGGCCGGGTGCAACCGGACCTGGTGCTCGCCCCCGCGCCGCAGGACTTCCATGCCGACCACCGCACCCTCTCCTACCTCGCCATGCGGCTGCTGAGCGCGCGGGGCCAGGAAGCGAGGGTGCGGTACTGGGTGGTGCACGGCGGCCTGGAGTGGCCGCTGCCCAAGGGCCTGCACCCGGAACTGGCGCTGACCCTCCCGCCGCTGGCCAAGGGGTTGCCGTGGACCCGGGCGGACCTGACCCCCGCCCAGGTGGCACGCAAACGGGCGGCCGTGGACGCTTACGGGACGCAGACGCGGGTGACGGGACGCTTCATGCGCGCCTTCGTGCGGCAGAACGAACTGCTCAGCACGGAACCGCTGCCGGAGGAGCGAGGGCTCATCGGCGGTTTTTGA
- a CDS encoding phosphatase PAP2 family protein yields MTGSLTDLARRAQPATLLRLFLGVLLPLIVLGLIGEDVLERQRFAFETPAMLWLHGHVGGALTAFSVFMNYFGGPVVMGAVIVLLPLALWFTRHRPQALFALLALGGAAGVQAIMKRLFQRPRPELWPRLVTETGASFPSGHSTVAAALAVLVVILLWHTRLRWPALVLGVTYYALMALSRVVLGVHYPTDVLAGGLTSLVWVLGTYQILRGRLLPQNAGRA; encoded by the coding sequence ATGACGGGTTCCCTGACCGACCTGGCGAGGCGCGCGCAGCCGGCCACCCTACTGCGCTTGTTTCTCGGCGTCCTGCTGCCCCTGATCGTGCTGGGATTGATCGGCGAGGACGTGCTGGAAAGGCAGCGCTTCGCCTTCGAGACGCCCGCGATGCTCTGGCTGCACGGGCACGTGGGCGGGGCGCTGACCGCCTTCAGCGTCTTCATGAACTATTTCGGGGGCCCGGTGGTGATGGGCGCGGTGATCGTGCTGCTCCCGCTCGCCCTCTGGTTCACCCGCCACCGGCCCCAGGCGCTGTTCGCCCTGCTGGCCCTGGGCGGCGCGGCGGGCGTGCAGGCGATCATGAAGCGCCTCTTCCAGCGGCCCCGCCCCGAGCTGTGGCCGCGCCTGGTAACGGAGACGGGCGCCTCGTTTCCGAGCGGGCACAGCACCGTCGCGGCGGCGCTCGCCGTTCTGGTGGTGATCCTGCTGTGGCACACCCGTCTGCGCTGGCCTGCCCTGGTGCTGGGCGTCACGTACTACGCCCTGATGGCCCTCTCCCGGGTCGTGCTGGGCGTGCATTACCCCACCGACGTGCTGGCTGGCGGCCTCACCTCGCTGGTGTGGGTGCTGGGCACGTACCAGATTCTGCGCGGGCGGCTCCTGCCGCAGAACGCGGGGCGTGCATGA
- a CDS encoding SDR family NAD(P)-dependent oxidoreductase: MSRFENKTVIVTGAASGIGLATATRFAQEGARVVIADLHGDQAQKAAGEVKAVGAPDALGVPCDVSKPDQVQGCVAQTLAHFGTLDVIVNNAGLMTFKPLTDLTVEDWTRVLAVDLLGAFLFIQQGFLHMKPGGSIVNISSIHARETEPLVAPYAAAKAALLSLTRSAAIEGKPRGIRVNAVLPGAVDTPMLWDNPNVKSGVEKINPADVGRAQDLAAAIAFLASDDAAFIQGTGLVVDGGRLDHL; the protein is encoded by the coding sequence ATGAGCCGTTTCGAGAACAAGACCGTGATCGTGACCGGGGCCGCGAGCGGCATCGGCCTCGCCACCGCCACCCGCTTCGCGCAGGAGGGCGCCCGCGTCGTGATCGCCGACCTGCACGGCGACCAAGCGCAGAAGGCGGCCGGGGAGGTCAAGGCCGTCGGGGCGCCGGACGCCCTGGGGGTGCCCTGCGACGTGTCGAAGCCCGATCAGGTGCAGGGGTGCGTGGCGCAGACCCTCGCCCACTTCGGCACCCTCGACGTCATTGTGAACAACGCGGGCCTGATGACCTTCAAACCGCTCACCGACCTGACCGTGGAGGACTGGACGCGGGTGCTGGCGGTCGATCTGCTGGGGGCCTTTCTCTTCATCCAGCAGGGCTTCTTGCACATGAAGCCCGGCGGCTCAATCGTGAATATCTCCAGCATCCACGCGCGCGAGACCGAGCCGCTCGTCGCCCCCTACGCGGCGGCCAAGGCGGCCCTGCTGTCCCTCACCCGAAGCGCGGCCATCGAGGGCAAGCCCCGGGGCATTCGGGTGAACGCCGTGCTGCCGGGGGCGGTGGACACCCCGATGCTGTGGGACAACCCCAACGTGAAGAGCGGCGTGGAGAAGATCAACCCGGCGGACGTGGGCCGGGCGCAGGACCTCGCGGCGGCCATCGCCTTCCTCGCCTCCGACGACGCGGCCTTTATCCAGGGCACCGGGCTGGTGGTGGATGGCGGGCGGCTCGACCACCTCTGA
- a CDS encoding winged helix-turn-helix domain-containing protein translates to MKPLQPDDEFRASRAFPDGSDLRTAEVNPPALSALSRAEDWNGALAVEDHSGPVQSSVFREWRSPLPPSDRQSQTWRLPVGFVLDLGTRELSRDGLRAALTRREFALLELLARHPGRTFTRAEIIAGVWVGKVGVQPRVIDVHVRAIRRKTVPPIIETSRCAGYRLGAVT, encoded by the coding sequence ATGAAGCCACTCCAACCTGACGACGAGTTCCGGGCCAGCAGAGCGTTCCCAGACGGGTCGGACCTGAGGACGGCGGAGGTCAACCCACCTGCCCTCTCGGCCCTCTCGCGGGCCGAGGACTGGAACGGCGCCCTGGCAGTGGAGGATCACTCCGGTCCGGTCCAGTCTTCCGTCTTCCGGGAATGGCGCTCCCCGCTGCCCCCGTCGGACCGGCAGTCCCAGACGTGGCGGCTGCCGGTTGGGTTCGTGCTCGATCTGGGGACCAGAGAGCTGTCCCGTGACGGTCTCCGGGCGGCGCTGACCCGCCGGGAGTTCGCCCTGCTCGAACTGCTGGCCCGTCATCCGGGCCGCACCTTTACCCGTGCCGAGATCATCGCGGGCGTCTGGGTCGGGAAGGTCGGAGTTCAGCCCAGGGTGATTGACGTGCACGTTCGCGCCATCCGCCGCAAGACCGTGCCGCCGATCATCGAGACCTCCCGCTGCGCCGGGTACAGGCTGGGGGCGGTCACGTGA
- a CDS encoding DedA family protein, which translates to MVDLPQLLLSASYLGIFAIVFAESGLLIGFFLPGDSLLITAGILAQQGSLHLAGVMLAVALGAIIGDSTGYFIGRRFGPAVFSRPDSRLFRPEYVARTQAFFERYGGFSLILARFVPVVRTVAPTFAGVGQMPYARFLAYNIAGGLLWATSVPLLGYWLGGLIPHLDRYILLVVGVAVVLSLIPVGLELRKLRAGRQ; encoded by the coding sequence ATGGTCGACCTTCCCCAGCTCCTGCTCAGCGCCTCGTACCTCGGCATCTTCGCCATCGTCTTCGCCGAGAGCGGGCTGCTGATCGGCTTTTTCCTGCCGGGCGACAGCCTGCTGATCACGGCGGGCATCCTCGCCCAGCAGGGCAGCCTGCACCTGGCGGGCGTGATGCTCGCGGTGGCCCTGGGCGCGATCATCGGGGACAGCACCGGGTACTTCATCGGGCGCCGCTTCGGCCCGGCGGTCTTCAGCCGCCCCGACAGCCGCCTGTTTCGCCCCGAGTACGTGGCGCGCACCCAGGCGTTCTTCGAGCGCTACGGGGGCTTCTCGCTGATCCTGGCCCGCTTCGTGCCGGTGGTGCGCACCGTGGCGCCGACGTTCGCCGGCGTAGGGCAGATGCCCTACGCCCGGTTCCTGGCCTACAACATCGCGGGCGGGCTGCTGTGGGCGACCAGCGTGCCGCTGCTGGGCTACTGGCTGGGCGGCCTGATCCCGCACCTCGACCGCTACATTCTGCTGGTGGTCGGCGTGGCCGTCGTCCTGAGCCTGATCCCGGTGGGGCTGGAGCTGCGCAAACTGCGCGCGGGGCGGCAGTGA
- a CDS encoding FtsX-like permease family protein, whose amino-acid sequence MISLWLRGLIARRPLRLWGSALGIALTVAFLAFLLSFIAAGTANMTRRAIQSVPVDWQVLLGQNTGRAQAEAAIRAATPVRTLQAVGYADVPGFTANTGGTVQTTGAGKVLGLPVGYRAAFPTELRPLIGSPDGVVLSQQTAANLHAAVGDTVNIGRYGAAPVGLRVAGIVDLPQADSLFQAVGAPKGLAPQAPPDNVVLLPRAQWDALFAPQKTTRPDTVREQLHVRLGTALPNDPGRAFALAGTLANNVEARLSGGAVVGNNLAAKLDGARGDALYAQALFLFLGLPGALLAGALTLSVAGASAGQRRTEAALLRVRGAGDRTILRLGAAEALLVAGVGTVLGVVAYVLLSPLVTPGTAVSVPLLALPVLAGLLLSLLAVLLPTLGAVRSSTVAAQRQVVGRAGTPLWQRLYLDLLLLVVAGVMFWRSAAGGYQLVLAPEGVTQASIQIEAFVAPLALWLGGTLLAMRLLGLLLRRGALTRLLRPVAGTLAGTVAAALGRQRSLLTRGAALVALATAFAVSTSIFNATYNDQARVDAVLTNGADVTVTGTANGPAGPRLAALGALPGVAGTQPLIHRFAYVGADLQDIYGIDAAHFTDVSRLSNTYFKGTTAQGALAKLQGRPDALFVSQETVNDYQLSLGDRLNLRLLNARTHQYGIVPFTFVGVVREFPTAPKDSFLVANASYLARTTGNPVAEVALLKVSGSPQAVVDAARRATQDLPGVTVTDLATVRSRIASGLTAVNLAGLSRIELAFAALLLAGSTGLVLALGLAERRRTFTVLGALGANQRQLGAFLSGEALVVVGLGGVLGGVIGLGVAQTLIKLLQGVFDPPPEVMVLPWPYLVGLLAAAALSTLAALRLARAASNRRVTEVLRAG is encoded by the coding sequence ATGATCAGTCTGTGGCTCCGCGGTTTGATCGCGCGCCGTCCCCTGCGCCTGTGGGGCAGCGCGCTGGGCATCGCCCTGACCGTCGCCTTCCTGGCCTTCCTGCTCTCGTTCATCGCGGCGGGGACGGCCAACATGACCCGCCGGGCCATCCAGTCGGTCCCGGTGGACTGGCAGGTGCTGCTGGGGCAGAACACGGGGCGCGCCCAGGCCGAGGCCGCCATCCGCGCCGCCACCCCGGTCCGGACCCTCCAGGCCGTCGGCTATGCGGACGTGCCCGGCTTCACGGCCAACACGGGCGGCACCGTCCAGACCACCGGGGCGGGCAAGGTGCTGGGATTGCCGGTGGGCTACCGCGCCGCCTTCCCCACCGAGCTGCGCCCCCTGATCGGCTCGCCGGACGGCGTGGTGCTGTCGCAGCAGACGGCGGCCAACCTGCACGCCGCCGTGGGCGACACGGTGAACATCGGGCGCTACGGGGCCGCCCCGGTGGGGCTGCGGGTCGCCGGGATCGTCGACCTGCCGCAGGCCGACTCGCTGTTCCAGGCGGTCGGGGCGCCGAAGGGCCTCGCGCCCCAGGCGCCGCCGGACAACGTGGTGCTGCTCCCGCGCGCCCAGTGGGACGCCCTGTTCGCCCCGCAGAAGACCACGCGGCCCGACACGGTGCGCGAGCAGCTCCACGTCCGGCTGGGCACCGCCCTCCCCAACGATCCGGGCCGGGCCTTCGCACTCGCCGGGACGCTCGCCAACAACGTCGAGGCACGGCTCTCGGGCGGGGCGGTGGTCGGCAACAACCTCGCGGCCAAGCTCGACGGCGCGCGCGGGGACGCCCTGTACGCCCAGGCGCTGTTCCTGTTCCTGGGGCTGCCGGGGGCGCTGCTCGCCGGGGCGCTGACCCTGAGCGTCGCGGGGGCGAGCGCCGGGCAGCGCCGGACCGAGGCGGCCCTGCTGCGCGTCCGGGGAGCGGGCGACCGCACCATCCTGCGGCTGGGGGCGGCGGAGGCCCTGCTGGTGGCGGGCGTCGGCACCGTGCTGGGCGTCGTGGCCTACGTGCTGCTCTCGCCCCTGGTCACGCCGGGCACGGCGGTGAGCGTCCCCCTGCTCGCGCTGCCCGTCCTGGCGGGGCTGCTCCTCTCGCTGCTGGCCGTGCTGCTGCCCACCCTGGGCGCGGTCCGGTCGTCCACGGTCGCCGCTCAGCGGCAGGTCGTGGGCCGGGCGGGCACGCCGCTGTGGCAGCGCCTGTACCTCGACCTGCTGCTGCTCGTCGTCGCCGGGGTGATGTTCTGGCGCAGCGCCGCCGGAGGATACCAGCTCGTGCTCGCGCCGGAGGGCGTCACCCAGGCGAGCATCCAGATCGAGGCTTTTGTCGCGCCGCTGGCCCTGTGGCTGGGTGGCACCCTGCTGGCGATGCGGCTGCTGGGCCTGCTGCTGCGCCGGGGCGCCCTGACCCGGCTGCTGCGGCCCGTGGCCGGAACCCTGGCGGGGACCGTCGCGGCCGCGTTGGGGCGGCAACGCTCGCTCCTGACGCGCGGGGCGGCGCTCGTCGCGCTCGCCACGGCGTTCGCGGTCTCCACCTCGATCTTCAACGCGACCTACAACGACCAGGCGCGGGTGGACGCCGTGCTCACCAACGGGGCGGACGTGACGGTCACGGGCACCGCGAACGGCCCGGCCGGACCGCGCCTCGCCGCCCTGGGGGCCCTGCCGGGCGTGGCGGGCACCCAGCCGCTGATCCACCGCTTCGCCTACGTGGGCGCGGACCTCCAGGACATCTACGGCATCGACGCCGCGCACTTCACCGATGTCAGCCGCCTGTCGAACACCTACTTCAAGGGCACGACGGCGCAGGGGGCGCTGGCGAAGCTCCAGGGCCGCCCCGACGCCCTGTTCGTCTCGCAGGAGACGGTCAACGACTACCAGCTCTCGCTCGGCGACCGGCTGAACCTGCGGCTGCTGAACGCCCGCACCCACCAGTACGGGATCGTCCCCTTCACCTTCGTCGGCGTGGTGCGCGAGTTCCCCACCGCCCCCAAGGACTCCTTCCTGGTCGCCAACGCGAGCTACCTGGCCCGGACGACCGGGAACCCGGTGGCCGAGGTGGCGCTCCTCAAGGTGAGCGGCTCCCCGCAGGCGGTGGTGGACGCCGCGCGCCGGGCGACCCAGGACCTCCCCGGCGTGACGGTCACCGACCTCGCTACGGTGCGCAGCCGGATCGCGTCGGGCCTCACAGCGGTCAACCTCGCGGGCCTGTCGCGCATCGAGCTGGCGTTCGCGGCCCTGCTGCTCGCCGGATCGACCGGGCTGGTGCTGGCCCTCGGGCTCGCCGAGCGCCGCCGCACCTTCACGGTGCTGGGGGCCCTGGGCGCCAACCAGCGGCAGCTCGGCGCGTTCCTGTCGGGCGAGGCGCTGGTCGTCGTGGGACTCGGCGGGGTGCTGGGAGGTGTGATCGGCCTGGGCGTCGCGCAGACGCTGATCAAGCTGCTCCAGGGCGTCTTCGACCCGCCGCCAGAGGTGATGGTGCTGCCCTGGCCCTACCTGGTGGGCCTGCTGGCCGCCGCCGCGCTGAGTACCCTGGCCGCCCTGCGGCTGGCGCGGGCCGCCTCCAACCGGAGGGTGACCGAGGTGTTGCGGGCAGGCTGA
- a CDS encoding alpha/beta hydrolase family protein, whose amino-acid sequence MEADGRATRAIPDAQGAARLVVPERCRRANCPLVIVSHGRGGQALDGITHPPFDTLVDAIDVQGYVLLLSNDGGQETWGSPGALAYIRRVYRAARPHFQGDGRIYTLGISMGGLPATLTAYRQTLGVKVRATAIVAGRVNLSDAVRTSVRRAASVRRAYGAASLAGHDPVNDFATFPGRWTPLLTVVSPQDTAVRSAANGVRLAHLARGAGASVRVIQVQGPHLSRGYMNADIGRQIALFFKAHP is encoded by the coding sequence GTGGAAGCGGACGGACGGGCCACCCGGGCCATCCCCGACGCCCAGGGGGCGGCTAGACTCGTCGTGCCGGAGCGTTGCCGGCGGGCGAACTGCCCGCTGGTGATCGTCTCGCACGGGCGGGGCGGACAGGCCCTGGACGGAATCACCCACCCGCCCTTCGACACCCTGGTGGACGCCATCGACGTGCAGGGGTACGTGCTGCTGCTGAGCAACGACGGCGGTCAGGAGACCTGGGGCAGCCCCGGGGCGCTGGCGTACATCCGCCGGGTGTACCGGGCCGCCCGGCCGCACTTCCAGGGAGACGGCCGGATCTACACCCTCGGCATCTCGATGGGCGGCCTGCCCGCCACCCTCACGGCGTACCGGCAGACGCTGGGCGTGAAGGTCCGGGCCACCGCCATCGTCGCGGGGCGGGTCAACCTGAGCGACGCGGTGCGCACCTCGGTCAGGCGCGCGGCCAGCGTCCGGCGGGCGTACGGCGCGGCCAGCCTGGCGGGGCATGACCCCGTGAACGACTTCGCCACCTTCCCGGGTCGCTGGACGCCGCTCCTCACCGTCGTCAGCCCTCAGGACACGGCGGTGCGGAGCGCCGCCAACGGGGTGCGGCTGGCTCATCTGGCCCGCGGCGCGGGCGCCTCCGTCCGGGTGATCCAGGTGCAGGGACCGCATCTGTCGCGGGGCTACATGAATGCGGACATCGGGCGTCAGATCGCCCTGTTCTTCAAGGCTCACCCCTGA
- a CDS encoding MIP/aquaporin family protein, whose protein sequence is MAPAKFAVVDPGARTPDVTPPPDRPLHGAPFPPGRLHPRLYLAELVGTALLVGVGLSIVIVMFGTGSPVTAWLPGVGERRFLTGALFGSVGALLALSPVGRVSGAHLNPAVTLAFWLEGKLAGRDAAGYVLAQLAGAVLGALPLRLWGELGRSVEYGVTLPGPGVSPGVAVLAEAGVTCALVGLIFTLASHPRLCHLTPLALPALFSVLVLVEAPLTGTSANPARSLGPAVVAGVWQGQWVYVVGPCLGAAVAVGLLRLETFGPRRVLAARLAHFHLP, encoded by the coding sequence ATGGCCCCGGCCAAGTTCGCGGTCGTCGACCCAGGAGCGAGAACGCCCGACGTGACTCCTCCCCCCGACCGCCCGCTGCACGGCGCGCCCTTTCCGCCGGGCCGCTTGCATCCCCGGCTGTACCTCGCCGAACTCGTCGGCACGGCGCTGCTGGTGGGGGTGGGACTGTCCATCGTGATCGTGATGTTCGGGACGGGCAGTCCGGTGACCGCGTGGCTGCCGGGGGTGGGTGAGCGGCGGTTTCTGACGGGCGCCCTGTTCGGGTCGGTGGGGGCGCTGCTCGCCCTGTCCCCGGTCGGCAGGGTGAGCGGGGCGCACCTCAATCCGGCGGTGACGCTGGCCTTCTGGCTGGAGGGCAAGCTGGCGGGACGGGACGCGGCGGGGTACGTGCTCGCGCAGCTCGCGGGGGCCGTGCTCGGCGCGCTGCCCCTGCGCCTCTGGGGAGAACTGGGACGCAGCGTAGAGTACGGGGTGACGCTGCCCGGGCCGGGCGTCTCTCCCGGCGTCGCCGTGCTGGCCGAGGCGGGCGTGACCTGCGCGCTGGTGGGGCTGATCTTCACGCTCGCCAGCCACCCGCGGCTTTGCCACCTCACGCCCCTGGCGCTGCCCGCGCTGTTCAGCGTCCTCGTGCTGGTCGAGGCGCCGCTCACGGGCACGAGCGCCAACCCGGCGCGGAGTCTGGGGCCCGCCGTCGTCGCGGGGGTCTGGCAAGGGCAGTGGGTGTACGTCGTCGGGCCATGTCTGGGAGCGGCGGTCGCCGTGGGCCTCTTGCGGCTGGAGACGTTCGGCCCCCGCCGCGTCCTCGCCGCGCGACTCGCCCATTTTCACCTGCCCTGA
- a CDS encoding family 1 glycosylhydrolase — MIYFMFATGIENSYPTIQGGRVRMDELEKCRHYDFWKKDFDLVQDLGISYLRYGPPIHRTWLGPDRYDWSFADETYAELRRRDLTPITDLCHFGVPDWIGNFQNPDFPAQFARYARAFALRYPWVQLYTPVNEMYICALFSAKYGWWNEQMTTDTAFVTALGHIVKANVLAMQAILEVRADAIFIQSESTEYFHAENPAAIAPAELMNEVRFLSLDLNYGHRVSSQMYEYLLDHGMTRDEYHFFLDENLKHHCIMGNDYYATNEHLVHPDGSTEWAGEMYGYSVITGQYYARYGLPVMHTETNLAQGPQGDEAVRWLRKEWANVLRVRNDGLPIVGFTWYSLTDQVDWDTALRENNGRVNPLGLYDLDRNIRPVGTAYQELIAQWRDVLPTQSVVLSLPIFPPSQQQQGVLRRVESGARERERRSRVASAKRGVPNPGGDEK, encoded by the coding sequence TTGATCTACTTCATGTTCGCGACCGGCATCGAAAACTCGTACCCCACCATCCAGGGCGGCCGGGTCCGCATGGACGAGCTGGAGAAGTGCCGCCACTACGATTTCTGGAAAAAAGACTTCGACCTCGTGCAGGACCTCGGTATCTCGTACCTGCGTTACGGCCCGCCCATTCACAGGACCTGGCTGGGACCTGACCGGTACGACTGGAGCTTCGCCGACGAGACCTACGCCGAGCTAAGGCGCCGGGACCTCACCCCCATCACCGACCTGTGCCACTTCGGGGTGCCGGACTGGATCGGCAACTTCCAGAACCCCGACTTCCCGGCGCAGTTCGCGCGCTACGCCCGTGCCTTTGCCCTGCGCTATCCCTGGGTGCAGCTCTACACGCCCGTCAACGAGATGTACATCTGCGCGCTGTTCTCCGCCAAGTACGGCTGGTGGAACGAACAGATGACGACGGACACCGCCTTCGTGACGGCCCTGGGGCATATTGTCAAGGCGAACGTCCTCGCCATGCAGGCCATCTTGGAAGTGCGCGCCGACGCCATCTTCATCCAGAGCGAGTCCACGGAGTATTTCCACGCCGAGAATCCGGCCGCCATCGCCCCCGCTGAACTCATGAACGAGGTCCGCTTTCTGTCGCTCGACCTCAACTACGGGCACCGGGTCTCCTCCCAGATGTACGAGTACCTGCTCGACCACGGCATGACGCGCGACGAGTATCACTTTTTCCTGGACGAAAACCTCAAGCACCACTGCATCATGGGCAACGACTACTACGCGACGAACGAGCATCTCGTTCACCCTGACGGAAGCACCGAGTGGGCGGGCGAGATGTACGGCTACTCGGTGATCACGGGCCAGTACTACGCCCGCTACGGCCTGCCGGTGATGCACACCGAGACGAATCTCGCCCAGGGTCCGCAAGGCGACGAGGCGGTGCGCTGGCTGCGCAAGGAGTGGGCCAACGTGCTGCGGGTGCGCAACGACGGGTTGCCCATCGTGGGCTTCACCTGGTACTCGCTGACCGACCAGGTGGACTGGGACACCGCCCTGCGCGAGAACAACGGGCGGGTCAACCCGCTGGGGCTGTACGACCTGGACCGCAACATCCGCCCGGTGGGAACTGCCTATCAGGAACTGATCGCCCAGTGGCGGGACGTGCTCCCCACCCAGAGCGTCGTGCTGTCCCTGCCGATCTTTCCGCCCAGCCAGCAGCAGCAGGGCGTGCTGCGCCGGGTGGAAAGCGGCGCCCGCGAGCGTGAGCGCCGTTCCCGCGTGGCGTCGGCCAAACGGGGCGTCCCCAACCCGGGAGGAGACGAAAAATGA
- a CDS encoding ABC transporter ATP-binding protein, translated as MRESRMVEVSPQQLTPGPVPSGAASPRPVDAAATPLAEAHGVGRTFTVGGQEVTALRETTLQVRPGDRIALLGPSGSGKSTLLHLLGGLDTPTTGTVSWPALGEAGSLRPGKVSFVFQAQSLMPPLTALENVALPLLLTGAAPQTATEEARRALDTLELLPLADQLPEELSGGQAQRVAVARALVTRPRLILADEPTGQLDSVTAGHLMDVLLGALDPGAALVMATHDEAVARRLDTIWRMDGGQFLSRATKEGPS; from the coding sequence ATGCGTGAATCCAGGATGGTGGAAGTTTCACCCCAGCAGCTGACCCCCGGGCCCGTTCCCTCAGGCGCGGCGTCGCCCCGGCCGGTGGACGCGGCGGCCACTCCGCTGGCCGAGGCGCACGGGGTGGGCCGGACCTTCACCGTGGGCGGGCAGGAGGTCACCGCCCTGCGGGAGACGACGCTCCAGGTGCGCCCCGGCGACCGGATCGCGCTGCTGGGCCCGTCCGGCAGCGGCAAGAGCACCCTGCTGCACCTGCTGGGTGGCCTGGACACACCGACCACGGGGACGGTGAGCTGGCCCGCGCTGGGTGAGGCAGGCAGCCTGCGGCCCGGCAAGGTGTCCTTCGTCTTCCAGGCCCAGAGCCTGATGCCGCCCCTGACCGCGCTGGAGAACGTGGCGCTCCCGCTGCTCCTCACGGGAGCTGCGCCGCAGACGGCCACCGAGGAGGCGAGGCGGGCCCTGGACACCCTGGAGTTGCTGCCGCTCGCCGATCAGCTTCCAGAAGAACTCTCGGGCGGACAGGCCCAGCGGGTCGCGGTCGCGCGGGCGCTCGTCACCCGTCCCCGCCTGATCCTGGCCGACGAGCCGACCGGGCAGCTCGACTCCGTGACTGCCGGGCACCTGATGGACGTGCTGCTGGGCGCCCTCGATCCCGGCGCGGCGCTGGTGATGGCGACCCACGACGAGGCCGTCGCCCGGCGCCTCGACACCATCTGGCGCATGGACGGCGGTCAATTCCTGAGCCGGGCCACCAAGGAGGGACCCTCATGA